In Verrucomicrobiales bacterium, the genomic stretch AAATTATACCCGTGCTCCACAAAGATCCGCACCCGGTCCATGGTGAGCGCCACCACGAAGATGGGCAAAAACCAAAAGATGAAATAGTGCCACCAAACCGTGAATACCGTAAAGAAACCCAGCATCACGATCTGGCAGAGAGCGATCAGCCACATCTGAGAGTCCGTGGCCGTCTCGGCCGCAGTCTTCCGCTCATTGGGACGCACCCCTACAATCTTGCGCTTCATCTTCACCCAGATGTCCACCCACACACCGAACAACAGCAAACCAAGGCGGGGAAGCCCCGGTTTGATCTCCAAGAGCGGCTTGTAGATGTAGGCATCCGTGTCGTCCCGGATGTATTGGGGGGACTTGTGGTGCTCCAAGTGAGTCCGACGGTAGTTGAAGAAGGAGATGCCCACCAGGGCGGCATTCACGCTGCCAAAAGTTTCGTTGAGCCACACCGGGGTCAGCAACGTCTTGTGGACGGCCTCATGGGAGGACATCACCAGACGGTATTGCATCATTCCGATCATCAGGAACGCCAACGGATAGACCGCCGGGTGAGCCCCGTCCTTCACCAGCCAAAAGGCCAAAGCGATGAACAGGTAGGTCGATCCTAAGTCGAACACGCTCCGAACGTTATGCCGATCCGATCGCAAATCCGCAATCCTCTGGCGCACGGCGGGATCCAAGGGTTTCGCGGGCGGCAGAGCCCCGAGAGAACGCGGTTCCCCTGCCCCAGCCGATGCGGTTTGTTCAGCACTTTTCATACGCACTCCATTTTGTCGGGACGTCATCCGGACACAATGTATGTCTAGCAACAGAATCGGCCAATGCTAAGATTTATCCAGCCTCAAAAATTGGCTTTCTTTAACCTTGCAGCAAACGCCGCGGTCGAGAACCCGCAGGGTTCAAGGAGATTAGCCGGGGCGTGGAGCGTAGCGGCACCCCGGTTTGTCAGCCCCCTATGAACCAGCACCCTGAAAGGCGTGCCACCCGCCAGCGAACGAGCTGACGAACGGATCAGTCTAGAGACAGGAATGGGTTACCCGCGAAACACCCTCACGCACGGATGACGACCCGGCCGGCAGCCGGATTTAAAATCCTAACGAGGCTCCGCCTCGTTAGAGCCGGTCCACGAAAGCCTGCATCTCCTCAGACTTCTGCTGAATCGATTCCACCAGCTTAAACTGTTTCCGACACCGCACCAGGTTGTGATCCGGACGATGCACTCGGAAGTAATGATCCCCTTCCAGAAAATCGGTCAGGAAGCGAATTCCGATGGTAAACGTGATCAAGGCTCCCGAAACCACGAGATAAGATTTCTCCTGCGGGGTCAGGAAGGAACGCGTCGACTCCACGTAACCACGGGCCAACTGCTCGAAGAACGGCATCTCCAACTCCACCCGATCCAGATAGGTCTCGTCCTCGGCTGTCCGGCTGGTGGTGGTGCGAACCATATCACCGAAGTCATAGAGCACCAATCCGGGCATGACGGTATCCAAATCCACCACGCACATCGCCTCACCCGACTCCTGGTCGAGCATCACGTTGTTGAACTTCGTGTCGTTGTGGGTAATCCGTTCGGGGATCTCACCCCGGGCATGCGCATTCAGCAAGACATCCACCATGGCGTCTTGCTTCATGGCAAACGCAATCTCCTTGGTGGCCTCCGCGGCCCGATCGCATTCATCCTTCGCAATGGCTTGCTGAAGTTTCTGAAATCGCTTCCGGGTATGATGAAAGTCCGGAATGGTGACCGCGAGGTCATCGCACGACAAATCGCTGAGCAAACTCTGGAAATGACCAAAGGCTTGAGCCGCCTGGAACGCCTGAGTCGGAGTCTCCGCCGCCTCAAAAGTGCGGACGCGCTCCACGAACAGAAAGGTGCGCCAAAAATGCCCCTCGTGATCGAGGAAGTAGGGCCGACCATCCCGCGCGCGGATGACTCGGAGTGCGCGCCGATCCACATCCGTGGTCCCCTCCTCCAGCAGCCGCTCCCGGATATGCTCGGTCACGCGAAGCACATTGTTCATCAACGGTACCGGCTCCTTGAACACCTCCGTGTTCAGGGTCTGATGCACGTATCGAACCGTGCGCCCCTCATGAAAATAAGTCACCGCGAAGGTTTCATTGATGTGCCCCACCTTGATCCGATGGGCTTCATGGAACTCACCCTCAATCTGAAACTGACGGCCGATCCGCTGCAGCCGGTTACGCTCTTCTGGATTCATAATCTCAATTCACCAAGCCCACGCGCCAACACAACTAAACTCAACCGGTAGTCGGTTTTCGCGACGGTTTGGAGCAGGAAACACTACCACAAATCCCTCCAGGATCCAGTCTGGATCACAGGTTTCTTATGGAGTCGGGAGGCCTCGCCCGCCAGACTCCACCCATGCGCCTCACATTAACTCTAGGCTGCGCCCTCCTGGCCTTCGGCATCGCGGGGATCCCTCTCGATGCCGCCTCCCCAGCGTCCCCCACCCGACCCAATATCGTGTTCATACTCGCGGATGACCTGGGCTATGGGGAACTGGGAAGCTACGGCCAGCAGAAGATTCGCACCCCTCACCTGGACCGGCTCGCGCGTCAAGGGGTCCGCTTCACCCACCACTATTCCGGAGCCCCCGTCTGCGCCCCCTCCCGATGTGTACTGCTCACCGGCAAGCACACCGGACACGCCCAGATTCGAGGCAATC encodes the following:
- a CDS encoding fatty acid desaturase — protein: MKSAEQTASAGAGEPRSLGALPPAKPLDPAVRQRIADLRSDRHNVRSVFDLGSTYLFIALAFWLVKDGAHPAVYPLAFLMIGMMQYRLVMSSHEAVHKTLLTPVWLNETFGSVNAALVGISFFNYRRTHLEHHKSPQYIRDDTDAYIYKPLLEIKPGLPRLGLLLFGVWVDIWVKMKRKIVGVRPNERKTAAETATDSQMWLIALCQIVMLGFFTVFTVWWHYFIFWFLPIFVVALTMDRVRIFVEHGYNFLTTPGETNVNEALQSTVDIHTDPIQGYFFAPFGFVYHQAHHAQLTVPYYNLRRLSDLLIENDTRYNAIVKGSYLGILARLIWAKK
- a CDS encoding aminoglycoside phosphotransferase family protein; protein product: MNPEERNRLQRIGRQFQIEGEFHEAHRIKVGHINETFAVTYFHEGRTVRYVHQTLNTEVFKEPVPLMNNVLRVTEHIRERLLEEGTTDVDRRALRVIRARDGRPYFLDHEGHFWRTFLFVERVRTFEAAETPTQAFQAAQAFGHFQSLLSDLSCDDLAVTIPDFHHTRKRFQKLQQAIAKDECDRAAEATKEIAFAMKQDAMVDVLLNAHARGEIPERITHNDTKFNNVMLDQESGEAMCVVDLDTVMPGLVLYDFGDMVRTTTSRTAEDETYLDRVELEMPFFEQLARGYVESTRSFLTPQEKSYLVVSGALITFTIGIRFLTDFLEGDHYFRVHRPDHNLVRCRKQFKLVESIQQKSEEMQAFVDRL